In a genomic window of Cataglyphis hispanica isolate Lineage 1 chromosome 18, ULB_Chis1_1.0, whole genome shotgun sequence:
- the LOC126856326 gene encoding c-Myc-binding protein, producing the protein MSVTAKREEFRVYLERCGVMDALTKILVSLYEETEKPPDALEYIRKNLGGIVDNSSEIDNLKKELEESKATIAELKSKLMKYEQSKDDMTE; encoded by the exons atG TCAGTCACTGCCAAACGAGAAGAGTTTCGCGTCTATCTAGAGAGGTGTGGTGTCATGGATGCCCTTACAAAGATTCTTGTGTCACTTTACGAGGAAACTGAAAAGCCACCTGATGCTTTGGA atatatacgtAAAAATCTTGGAGGTATTGTAGATAATTCTTCGGAAATTGACAACTTGAAGAAAGAATTAGAAGAGTCCAAAGCCACAATTGCTGAATTGAAATCAAAACTAATGAAATACGAACAGAGTAAAGACGACATGACAGAGTAA
- the LOC126856312 gene encoding transmembrane protein 267: MWRELWSRALLTCAIGGCSILGDYGLRSVKNESERALFDNMTHATVGGLTWTLIVVLSRKPLVRNLNSIFSCFLLASFIDLDHFIEARSWHIHDATHLQKRPFLHCTTVPIISWVLLNSLSKTFHSPFILEHTSWVILASFLSHHIRDGTRRGLWFCPFGSTRPIPYYLYVSLCMFLPYILYWLMSLQKFAQKSNGNITLIDV, from the exons ATGTGGCGCGAGCTTTGGTCACGCGCCCTCCTGACGTGCGCAATCGGCGGTTGCTCGATTCTCGGCGATTACGGACTCAGATCAGTGAAGAACGAGTCAGAGCGCGCGCTGTTTGACAACATGACGCATGCGACGGTGGGCGGTCTCACGTGGACGTTGATCGTCGTCCTGTCACGTAAGCCGCTCGTCCGCAATCTGAATAGTATATTCTCCTGCTTCCTGTTGGCGTCCTTCATCGATTTGGATCATTTTATCGAGGCGCGCAGTTGGCACATTCAT gaCGCCACGCATTTGCAGAAGCGGCCGTTCTTGCACTGTACTACGGTTCCTATTATTTCATGGGTACTTTTAAATTCCTTATCTAAGACTTTCCATTCTCCGTTCATATTGGAACACACTTCCTGGGTGATTTTGGCTTCCTTCCTGAGTCATCACATTCGAGATGGTACCAGAAGAGGTTTGTGGTTCTGTCCCTTCGGATCTACCCGTCCTATTCCCTACTACCTATACGTGAGTCTTTGCATGTTCCTTccttacatattatattggcTCATGAGTCTGCAAAAGTTTGCGCAAAAAAGTAACGGCAATATTACTCTCATCGACGTATGA
- the LOC126856316 gene encoding prefoldin subunit 3, whose amino-acid sequence MEDNKMEIELSEDRKSYAGIPEADFVDDVEAFMAKPENESVDKVLRKFDESHGKYKFMEYNLINKRRRLKAQIPDLERSLEMIEKLQIEKNNSHNLETQFLLSEQVYAKAIIPPTDKVCLWLGANVMLEYTLDDAQEVLTKNIEAAKKNLGYVEHDLDFVRDQFTTMEVNMARIYNWEVKRRQAAKPT is encoded by the exons ATGGAAGACAATAAAATGGAAATCGAGCTGAGTGAAGATAGAAAATCCTATGCTGGAATACCAGAAGCCGATTTCGTA GATGATGTTGAAGCTTTTATGGCAAAACCAGAAAATGAATCTGTAGACAAAGTACTCAGGAAATTTGATGAAAGCCATggaaagtataaatttatggaatacaatttgattaataagagAAGACGATTAAAGGCACAAATACCAGATTTAGAAAGATCTTTAGAGATGATCGAGAAattgcaaattgaaaaaaataacagccACAATTTAGAAACGCAATTTTTATTGTCGGAGCAAGTGTACGCAAAAGCCATAATACCACCTACAGATAAAGTATGTTTATGGCTGGGTGCTAATGTGATGCTAGAATATACTTTAGATGATGCGCAAGAAGTGCTGACCAAAAATATCGAGGCAGCCAAGAAAAATTTAGGATATGTAGAACATGATCTAGACTTTGTTCGAGATCAATTCACAACAATGGAAGTGAATATGGCACGTATTTATAATTGGGAAGTAAAGCGCAGACAAGCAGCAAAACCTACATGA